The following proteins come from a genomic window of Nostoc sp. TCL26-01:
- a CDS encoding acyltransferase — MNPTVVTQSLDVKPKAHFLFLDGLRGIAAFWVVLYHIGPNERLPQLMQLLPTWLVTVLFKWGSLGVSIFFVLSGFVIAYSLRNAKIDIKYFQYFTLRRFVRLSPPYYVSIVIALAFALLSSYAKGNAFAPMGEPVSLQRLVAHLFYVQSFFGFQHIDDAYWTLCLEVQFYLVFCGLLGLSQWLNHRFNLKYALTIVFIPAAIVAASYPLGIFGDQGRPITFLPLWYGFLLGVFAYWSWHDQRKRNLFYFYSLVLLAVGIINSSHFAIACVLTAAIILEVARANRLQTWFSWSWLQFLGKISYALYLTHVPLLGATYFLVHKFFADSLVSELLSLIIGFAVCIVCAVLVWQLAEKPAIKWSQSIKLVNSREAIKA, encoded by the coding sequence ATGAATCCCACAGTTGTAACTCAGTCTTTAGATGTTAAGCCAAAAGCTCACTTCCTTTTCCTGGATGGATTACGAGGTATTGCGGCTTTTTGGGTAGTTTTATATCACATTGGGCCGAATGAAAGATTGCCACAACTAATGCAACTCTTGCCGACGTGGTTAGTGACGGTATTATTCAAATGGGGTAGTCTGGGGGTAAGTATATTTTTTGTCCTGAGTGGTTTTGTCATTGCCTACTCATTACGGAATGCCAAGATTGACATTAAGTATTTTCAGTATTTTACGCTGCGTCGTTTCGTGCGTCTGAGTCCACCTTATTATGTATCAATTGTTATTGCTTTAGCTTTTGCACTTTTATCATCCTATGCCAAAGGTAACGCTTTTGCACCTATGGGTGAGCCTGTTTCTCTACAGAGGCTAGTTGCTCATTTATTCTATGTGCAGAGCTTTTTTGGATTTCAACATATTGATGATGCCTACTGGACTTTGTGTTTGGAAGTACAGTTCTATTTAGTTTTTTGTGGGCTATTAGGTTTATCACAATGGCTAAATCACAGATTTAATTTGAAGTATGCTTTGACCATTGTGTTTATCCCTGCTGCTATAGTTGCAGCCTCATATCCTCTGGGGATCTTTGGGGATCAAGGTAGACCAATCACATTTTTACCATTATGGTATGGTTTTTTACTTGGGGTATTTGCTTATTGGTCATGGCACGATCAACGGAAACGTAATTTATTTTATTTCTACTCATTGGTGTTACTAGCAGTGGGAATAATTAATTCATCACATTTTGCGATCGCCTGTGTATTGACTGCTGCCATCATCCTAGAAGTGGCTAGGGCAAATCGCCTACAAACTTGGTTCAGTTGGTCATGGCTGCAATTTTTAGGTAAGATTTCTTACGCTTTGTATTTGACTCATGTACCTTTACTGGGGGCTACTTATTTCCTAGTCCACAAGTTTTTTGCTGACAGCCTGGTCAGTGAATTACTCAGCCTCATCATCGGATTTGCGGTTTGTATTGTTTGTGCTGTGTTGGTATGGCAACTGGCAGAAAAGCCGGCAATTAAATGGAGTCAAAGTATTAAACTGGTCAACAGTCGGGAGGCAATCAAAGCATGA
- a CDS encoding glycosyltransferase family 2 protein, translating to MIMDEWGLTVVSIGVVVIGRNEGNRLHQCLLSVLGESIRVVYVDSGSTDDSVVLAKSLGVDVVELDLSIPFTAARARNVGFEYLLQVQPNTEFVQFVDGDCRVVEGWLATAVSELIAKPQVVVVCGCRREEFPANSVYNRLCDIEWNTPIGEAKACGGDSMMRVSALKNVGGFNPSLIAGEEPELCVRLRQAGGVILRVDADMTWHDARITQISQWWKRSQRGGYAYAEGSWLHGSSPERHWVKESQRIWFWGLLLPLLAVTTAWLTGGLSLILLLMAYSFLAYRVYGYTKQRGIKSEDAIAYALFCVLDKFPQLQGQIQFHISRLLKQQTTIIEYKSAT from the coding sequence ATGATTATGGATGAATGGGGGTTAACAGTGGTGTCCATAGGAGTGGTTGTTATTGGCAGAAATGAGGGAAATCGACTACATCAGTGTCTACTATCAGTATTAGGCGAAAGTATAAGAGTTGTCTATGTAGACTCTGGTTCCACTGATGATAGTGTGGTTTTGGCTAAGTCTTTAGGGGTGGATGTAGTCGAACTAGACTTATCGATTCCTTTTACTGCGGCTCGTGCGAGAAATGTGGGTTTTGAATATTTATTGCAGGTGCAACCAAACACAGAGTTTGTCCAGTTTGTCGATGGGGATTGTCGAGTAGTAGAAGGATGGCTGGCAACAGCCGTGAGTGAATTAATTGCTAAACCCCAGGTTGTCGTTGTTTGTGGTTGCCGTCGGGAAGAATTTCCTGCCAATTCTGTTTACAATCGTCTCTGTGATATTGAATGGAATACGCCCATCGGTGAAGCTAAAGCTTGTGGTGGTGATTCCATGATGAGAGTCAGCGCCCTCAAAAATGTCGGTGGATTTAATCCTAGTCTGATTGCAGGTGAAGAACCAGAACTATGCGTGCGCTTGCGTCAAGCAGGTGGTGTGATCCTCCGTGTAGATGCAGATATGACATGGCATGATGCCAGAATTACTCAGATTAGTCAATGGTGGAAGCGATCGCAACGGGGAGGTTATGCTTATGCTGAGGGTTCTTGGTTGCATGGTTCCAGTCCGGAAAGGCATTGGGTAAAGGAAAGTCAGAGAATTTGGTTTTGGGGTTTGTTATTACCATTGTTAGCAGTGACAACGGCTTGGTTAACTGGAGGTCTGAGTCTGATTTTACTGCTGATGGCGTACAGTTTCCTAGCTTATCGAGTGTATGGCTATACAAAACAGCGTGGCATAAAATCAGAGGATGCGATCGCCTACGCTTTATTTTGTGTCCTAGATAAATTTCCCCAACTCCAAGGTCAAATCCAATTCCATATTTCCCGCTTACTCAAGCAACAAACCACCATCATTGAATACAAAAGCGCTACTTAA
- a CDS encoding MBOAT family protein, whose amino-acid sequence MAFNSFEFLFFLAITYFLYRLVPWREQNIILLVASYVFYASWDIRLLGLIVLSTVTCFCCGVMIESGRMTRFHRYLAAGSLVLASLAFNTWQWDAIKLNLLPLNLSIQWQKLLPTQIGGWLFFVSALLFVVIANLMYPRWVLLKQQKKRQLFLWIGIVIHIGILGFFKYCNFFIDSTVNLVRVIGIPLESPHLNLIASIGISFYTFKAISYIVDVYKGKIEACDSFLNLALFLSFFPPLLAGPIDRAGKLLPQLSSPRHLNFQQTSEGIFLILFGLFKKLAIADGIASSVNAVYQATGKVSWLDVVLATLLYTIQIYCDFSGYSDTARGISKLFGIDLTDNFNLPYFSKTPSEFWQRWHISLSTWLRDYLYIPLGGNRRGDLRTYQNLMTTMVLGGLWHGAAWNFILWGFYQGAILCIYRVFSPKEQKTSALSNQGLGLIWGMGATLLFFVVTCYGWLLFRATSLTQVITFTQILFTDLGNFSLSMPKPPLAAIVGIPLLIGYEVSAYLAGNADFRYRFPTPVRAALYAALIFILLMGTSNAPAQFIYATF is encoded by the coding sequence GTGGCATTTAACTCATTTGAATTTCTGTTTTTTTTAGCTATTACCTATTTTCTATACCGACTTGTTCCCTGGCGTGAGCAAAACATCATTTTGCTGGTTGCCAGCTATGTATTTTATGCTTCCTGGGATATTCGGTTACTGGGTTTGATTGTGTTATCAACCGTCACCTGTTTCTGTTGCGGGGTGATGATTGAGTCTGGTCGGATGACGCGCTTTCATCGCTATCTGGCGGCGGGATCACTTGTTCTGGCTTCTCTTGCTTTTAATACTTGGCAATGGGATGCTATCAAGTTAAATCTCTTGCCTTTAAACCTATCAATTCAATGGCAAAAACTACTACCTACTCAAATAGGCGGTTGGTTATTTTTTGTAAGTGCGCTGTTGTTTGTCGTCATTGCTAACCTCATGTATCCGAGGTGGGTTTTATTAAAACAGCAGAAAAAACGGCAACTATTTTTATGGATTGGCATTGTTATTCATATAGGGATTCTAGGGTTTTTCAAATACTGTAATTTTTTCATTGATAGTACAGTTAATTTGGTACGAGTGATCGGAATTCCCCTAGAATCACCACATTTAAACCTGATTGCGTCTATCGGTATTTCGTTTTATACATTCAAAGCGATTAGCTACATCGTTGATGTCTATAAGGGAAAGATCGAAGCCTGTGATAGTTTTCTTAACTTGGCATTATTTCTCAGTTTCTTTCCTCCCTTACTAGCAGGCCCCATTGACAGAGCCGGAAAATTACTGCCACAGTTATCGAGTCCTCGACATCTAAATTTTCAGCAAACATCAGAGGGTATTTTCCTGATTCTCTTTGGGTTATTTAAGAAATTAGCGATCGCTGATGGTATTGCTAGTTCAGTCAATGCCGTTTATCAGGCTACAGGCAAAGTTTCCTGGCTCGATGTTGTCTTAGCGACTTTGCTCTACACAATTCAGATATACTGCGATTTTTCCGGCTACTCTGACACAGCCAGAGGTATATCTAAACTATTTGGCATAGATTTGACGGATAATTTTAATCTACCCTACTTTTCCAAAACCCCTAGCGAGTTCTGGCAACGTTGGCATATTAGCCTATCCACTTGGCTCAGAGATTATCTCTATATTCCTCTGGGTGGTAATCGTCGAGGCGATTTGAGAACTTATCAAAACCTGATGACGACAATGGTGCTGGGGGGATTGTGGCACGGTGCAGCCTGGAATTTTATTCTCTGGGGCTTCTATCAGGGCGCAATTCTGTGTATCTATCGAGTGTTTTCTCCCAAAGAGCAAAAAACTTCAGCATTGAGCAATCAAGGTCTAGGCTTGATTTGGGGAATGGGTGCAACCTTGTTGTTCTTTGTTGTCACTTGTTACGGTTGGTTACTGTTCCGTGCTACATCGCTAACACAAGTGATTACCTTTACACAAATTTTATTCACAGATTTGGGTAATTTCTCTTTAAGTATGCCAAAACCACCTCTAGCAGCCATCGTGGGTATACCTTTATTAATTGGCTACGAAGTTTCGGCATATCTGGCAGGTAATGCAGATTTTCGCTATCGCTTTCCCACGCCAGTCCGGGCAGCTCTTTACGCTGCACTTATATTTATTCTTTTAATGGGAACAAGTAATGCACCTGCTCAATTTATCTACGCTACGTTCTAA
- a CDS encoding NAD(P)-dependent oxidoreductase: MKLLVTGASGFLGQYVVLAALQRGHQVRVVIRPNTEAKHLPWYHHPSVEIAHLDLRQQNLLATALQGIDVVIHLVAAKTGDFDTQYASTVVATESLLAEMVATQVLRLVAISTFSVFDYLHIPAGTTIDEDTMLVQEPEQRDIYAQVKLIQENLFRKFEQEHNGQVTIIRPGMIYGQDNLWNACLGVKVSDRLWIRIGANAQMPLTYVENCAEAIILATESQQAIGETLNIVDDDLPTQKIYAEKIGQLMKRSPYTIPITWTAMRLLTQAIWQCNMLLLSGKVKLPGILVPARLHARFKPLFYTNRRAHQILNWQPKYSLDAALERSCHNIQSLPEPSILPLQS; this comes from the coding sequence ATGAAATTACTGGTAACAGGAGCATCTGGCTTTCTGGGACAATATGTAGTTCTAGCAGCCTTACAACGGGGACATCAAGTGCGCGTGGTTATCAGACCAAACACGGAAGCCAAACATTTACCCTGGTATCACCATCCCTCAGTAGAAATAGCACATCTAGATTTGAGACAACAGAACTTACTGGCAACTGCTTTACAAGGGATTGATGTAGTAATCCACTTGGTAGCAGCAAAAACGGGAGATTTTGATACTCAGTATGCTAGTACGGTTGTGGCAACAGAGAGTTTACTGGCGGAGATGGTAGCCACTCAAGTATTACGACTAGTAGCAATTAGTACTTTTTCTGTATTTGATTATCTCCACATCCCAGCTGGTACAACTATTGATGAGGATACGATGCTCGTCCAAGAACCTGAGCAGCGTGATATCTACGCACAAGTCAAACTCATCCAAGAAAATCTGTTCCGCAAGTTTGAGCAAGAACATAATGGACAGGTAACAATCATCCGTCCAGGAATGATTTATGGGCAAGATAATTTATGGAATGCTTGTCTGGGTGTGAAAGTGAGCGATCGCCTCTGGATCAGAATTGGTGCTAATGCCCAAATGCCTCTGACTTATGTGGAGAATTGTGCCGAGGCAATTATCTTGGCAACAGAGAGTCAGCAGGCAATTGGTGAAACATTGAATATTGTCGATGACGATTTACCAACCCAAAAGATTTATGCTGAGAAAATAGGGCAACTGATGAAGCGATCGCCATACACAATCCCGATCACTTGGACAGCAATGCGCCTATTAACTCAAGCCATTTGGCAGTGTAATATGTTACTACTGTCAGGTAAGGTTAAGCTTCCGGGTATTCTTGTGCCAGCGAGATTACACGCTCGCTTTAAGCCATTATTTTACACTAATCGCCGCGCTCACCAAATACTGAACTGGCAGCCCAAGTACTCACTGGATGCTGCCTTGGAACGCAGTTGTCATAACATCCAGTCACTACCAGAACCTTCCATCCTCCCTCTGCAATCATAA
- a CDS encoding oligosaccharide flippase family protein: MTSLKKLAIRGTIWTIAGYGSSQILRLGSNLILTRLLTPEFFGLMAVVNTLRIGIELFSDLGISQSIINNKRGDEPVFLNTAWTLSVIRGFVIWLLCVLMTWPMANFYHEDRLLWLIPVVGLSSVFDGFSSTSRHMLQRHLELGKLTIYYFSLQVLTLSTFVVLAYLNHSVVVLAAGAVIGSIYGMVASYWLVPGYVNRFAWDEDSVQEIMSFGKWMFLASGMTFLNEQADRLILAKLLSFEILGVYAVAYTLAGIPREIIKQISNRVIFPAISNQSGIPRATLRDKILRQRRLILIGFAIFLAVLVTVGDLLITLLYDQRYQEATWMMPILTCGIWVSVLFYTISPALLAIGKALYSAQSNLAGFVMIGAGLPLAFFNFGIIGAIIVIALSDLPLYLVNLYGLKREQLSCIAQDIQMTALFIGILAVFLIIRNSLGFGFPIDMLL, from the coding sequence ATGACATCTTTAAAAAAGCTTGCTATTAGGGGAACAATCTGGACTATTGCAGGTTATGGATCTAGCCAGATACTGCGATTAGGAAGTAACTTAATTCTCACTCGTTTATTAACACCAGAATTTTTTGGTTTAATGGCTGTAGTTAATACTTTGAGAATTGGTATAGAATTATTCTCTGATCTTGGTATTTCCCAAAGTATTATCAACAACAAGCGTGGTGATGAACCTGTTTTTTTAAACACTGCCTGGACATTATCTGTGATTCGTGGTTTTGTCATTTGGCTGTTGTGTGTGCTGATGACTTGGCCAATGGCAAATTTTTATCATGAAGATAGACTTTTGTGGTTAATTCCCGTGGTGGGGTTGTCCTCAGTTTTTGATGGATTTAGTTCTACTAGTAGACATATGCTTCAACGCCATCTGGAACTGGGAAAATTAACTATATATTATTTTAGTCTCCAGGTTTTGACACTATCGACATTTGTTGTTTTGGCTTATTTGAACCACAGTGTTGTAGTTCTAGCAGCTGGAGCAGTCATTGGTTCAATATATGGAATGGTAGCTAGCTACTGGTTAGTACCAGGATATGTCAACCGTTTTGCTTGGGATGAAGATTCTGTCCAAGAAATTATGTCCTTTGGAAAATGGATGTTTTTAGCATCTGGGATGACATTTTTAAATGAGCAAGCAGATCGTCTGATTCTTGCTAAGTTGCTTTCATTTGAGATCCTGGGTGTCTATGCAGTCGCCTACACCTTAGCTGGTATACCTCGTGAAATTATCAAACAAATTAGCAACAGAGTCATCTTTCCAGCAATATCTAATCAATCTGGGATACCGCGAGCAACTTTGCGAGATAAAATTTTGCGTCAACGTCGTTTGATATTAATTGGTTTTGCTATTTTCTTAGCTGTTCTAGTGACTGTTGGCGATCTGTTAATTACATTACTTTATGACCAAAGATATCAAGAAGCCACTTGGATGATGCCAATTTTAACCTGTGGTATTTGGGTTTCAGTGCTATTTTACACTATTAGTCCTGCACTCTTAGCGATTGGCAAAGCTTTGTATTCAGCCCAAAGTAATTTAGCAGGATTTGTCATGATTGGTGCAGGATTACCTTTAGCATTTTTTAATTTTGGTATCATTGGAGCAATTATTGTGATTGCTCTTAGCGATCTCCCATTGTATCTAGTTAACCTTTATGGACTAAAACGAGAACAATTATCTTGTATAGCCCAGGACATTCAGATGACAGCTTTGTTTATCGGTATCTTGGCTGTATTTTTAATAATTAGAAACAGTTTAGGGTTTGGATTCCCTATAGATATGCTCTTGTAG
- a CDS encoding O-antigen ligase — protein MMKKNLARLEICLVVLSLTFFTGGLGSILPSSAMVSLFRYFIWLISGVGIFIQRKKVLYALKRNTLLCILTLVVSLSFLWSLYPIATIKDMREVGQMTLFALYFSTRFSLREQVKLVAFTLGLGALLSVVYAVIDPETAIHGSDHPGAWRGIYDYKNTFGSMMVLGSLAFFLLPIEKPIYNLYKWVGYGISLVMMLLSTSKTSLVLSFLLVFILLLYRKFRWQGKISVVYLDIAVLIFGCIGAFVLTQWVDILSGLGKDPTLTGRTVIWDYVTSQIWERPLLGFGRGAFYAPESPYAFAAGRQISSWYRPPHSHNGFIDLLLDVGFIGFFLFLASFFMTYFRSLRMAYGSKKPEDFWPLAYLMFLAMNNIMESYLLRLCNIYWVLYLTVAISLSIAPKNKVSDD, from the coding sequence ATGATGAAGAAAAATCTAGCTAGGCTGGAAATTTGTTTAGTTGTTTTGAGCTTAACTTTTTTCACAGGAGGACTAGGTAGTATCTTGCCATCCTCAGCGATGGTAAGTCTATTTAGATATTTTATTTGGTTAATTAGTGGTGTTGGTATTTTTATTCAAAGAAAGAAAGTTTTATATGCACTCAAACGAAATACTTTACTTTGTATATTAACGCTAGTAGTCTCATTATCATTTCTCTGGTCATTATATCCCATAGCAACAATTAAAGATATGCGAGAAGTCGGGCAAATGACATTGTTTGCCCTATATTTTTCAACCAGATTTAGTTTACGAGAACAAGTAAAACTAGTTGCTTTCACATTAGGTTTAGGGGCTTTGCTGAGTGTAGTCTATGCTGTTATCGATCCAGAAACTGCTATTCACGGGTCAGACCATCCAGGTGCTTGGAGAGGCATCTATGACTATAAAAATACTTTTGGCAGCATGATGGTGTTAGGATCATTAGCATTTTTTTTGCTACCTATAGAAAAACCAATATACAACCTGTATAAGTGGGTAGGTTATGGTATATCACTGGTAATGATGTTACTATCCACCTCTAAGACTTCTCTAGTACTTTCTTTTTTACTTGTATTTATTCTCCTCTTATATCGAAAATTTCGCTGGCAAGGAAAAATTAGTGTAGTTTATTTAGATATTGCCGTGCTAATTTTTGGCTGTATCGGTGCATTTGTTTTAACTCAATGGGTAGACATCTTAAGCGGTTTAGGCAAAGATCCAACTTTGACAGGACGGACGGTAATTTGGGATTATGTTACATCTCAAATATGGGAAAGACCTTTACTAGGTTTTGGACGAGGAGCATTTTATGCACCAGAAAGCCCCTATGCTTTTGCTGCTGGTAGACAAATATCTTCTTGGTATCGTCCTCCCCATTCTCACAACGGTTTTATTGATTTATTACTCGATGTGGGTTTTATTGGATTTTTCCTTTTCTTAGCAAGTTTCTTTATGACTTATTTTCGTTCATTGCGTATGGCTTATGGATCTAAAAAACCAGAGGATTTTTGGCCTCTGGCTTATTTAATGTTCCTGGCAATGAATAATATTATGGAAAGCTATTTGCTAAGATTATGTAATATTTATTGGGTGTTATATTTAACAGTAGCAATATCTTTATCCATAGCCCCAAAAAACAAAGTTAGTGATGATTAA
- a CDS encoding glycosyltransferase, protein MNYNVSYQKHGVTFSPSQVSARVMMFPFATDAELIEKVLDLGENQHHAWGVKELLAEGIEVTVANRYSRFWERFGQDWLLSDTHEYDLIYSNHNLLIRTVLESTLGLRKTPFVSLVYAGEALLAPNRHFGLLCMTPYAHSRFQSLKSVRVRYAPWGIDPESALHQIVQPSGEHHISTGVTGRDFDTLIRAAELIDESLIIAARGQNFSTTPANVRVIDEVISPWGIRDLYKGAYSGLVILKRDDSKRTAVGWTNMLELMAVGLPIIKTRTSSLDDIVNIETIGAGILVEPENPEALAAAMMRLRDNPELRLAMGRAGAEYVRSHLTMQQFAKPLIELVMATRSAK, encoded by the coding sequence ATGAACTACAACGTCAGCTACCAGAAACATGGTGTCACATTCTCACCCAGCCAAGTATCTGCCCGTGTAATGATGTTTCCCTTTGCCACTGATGCGGAACTCATCGAAAAGGTTCTCGATTTAGGTGAAAACCAGCATCACGCATGGGGTGTCAAGGAGTTATTGGCAGAGGGAATCGAAGTTACGGTGGCTAATCGGTACAGCCGTTTCTGGGAGCGCTTTGGACAAGATTGGCTTCTCTCGGATACACACGAATACGACCTGATCTATTCCAATCACAACCTGTTAATTCGGACAGTTTTGGAAAGCACTTTGGGTTTGCGAAAAACGCCCTTCGTATCATTAGTATACGCAGGCGAGGCATTGCTGGCACCGAATCGTCATTTTGGTTTGTTGTGCATGACTCCCTATGCTCACTCACGTTTCCAGTCCTTGAAATCTGTGCGTGTCCGCTATGCACCTTGGGGTATCGATCCCGAATCTGCACTGCATCAAATCGTGCAACCAAGTGGCGAACATCACATATCGACTGGTGTAACTGGACGGGATTTTGATACGCTCATACGCGCAGCAGAATTGATCGATGAATCGCTGATCATTGCCGCCCGGGGTCAAAATTTTTCAACAACTCCTGCCAATGTCCGAGTAATTGATGAAGTCATATCTCCTTGGGGTATCCGTGATCTTTATAAGGGAGCCTATTCAGGCTTAGTTATACTCAAGCGTGATGACAGCAAGCGAACGGCGGTGGGGTGGACTAATATGCTTGAGTTGATGGCTGTCGGCCTGCCAATCATCAAGACACGCACCAGTAGTCTTGATGACATTGTGAACATAGAAACAATCGGCGCGGGTATCCTCGTAGAGCCGGAAAATCCCGAAGCTCTGGCAGCAGCAATGATGCGACTCCGAGATAACCCAGAACTACGCTTGGCAATGGGGCGTGCAGGGGCTGAGTATGTTCGCTCACATCTGACAATGCAACAGTTTGCCAAACCTCTGATTGAGTTAGTCATGGCAACCCGCAGTGCTAAATAA
- a CDS encoding Gfo/Idh/MocA family protein: MLIKPSEKLTSKINDKNKSSTKSIAIVGCGFVADYYLKTLPLHSTLELVGVMDRNSDRSSKFAAYHGIPRIYDSLEELLEDDNIDIVLNLTNPSSHYEVSHACLQAGKHVYSEKPLAMEMWQAEKLATLAEQKGLYISSAPCSLLSETAQTIWKALRENQVGTVRLVYAEMDDGLVHQMPYQRWMSESGIPWPYKDEFEVGCTLEHAGYYVTWLTAFFGPAETVSAFSSCLIPDKQTDVPLDINAPDFSVACIKFASGVVARLTCSIVAPHDHSLRIIGDRGILGIHDSWFYGAPVYIRRSINIGRKRLEGVWKQRYPLVKKAPRLGYRGAQQMDFCRGVAEMAEAIAQNRPCRLSTRFSLHNNEIVLAIQNALETGSTYKMTTSFEPIEPMSWAK; this comes from the coding sequence ATGTTAATTAAACCTTCAGAAAAGCTTACCTCTAAAATCAACGACAAGAATAAATCATCCACAAAATCAATTGCTATTGTCGGCTGTGGTTTTGTGGCTGATTATTATCTGAAAACTTTACCCTTGCATTCGACATTAGAATTAGTGGGAGTAATGGATCGTAATAGCGATCGCTCCTCTAAATTTGCAGCCTATCATGGCATTCCCCGGATTTATGATTCCCTGGAGGAACTGCTAGAGGATGACAACATTGACATAGTATTGAACTTAACCAATCCCAGCAGTCATTACGAAGTTTCTCACGCTTGTTTGCAAGCTGGTAAGCACGTCTATTCGGAAAAACCACTAGCAATGGAAATGTGGCAAGCTGAAAAACTAGCAACCCTAGCCGAACAAAAAGGTTTATATATCTCTTCTGCACCATGTAGTTTGCTGAGTGAAACAGCCCAGACAATTTGGAAAGCATTGCGGGAAAATCAAGTCGGGACAGTGCGCCTGGTGTATGCAGAAATGGACGACGGACTCGTTCACCAAATGCCCTATCAAAGATGGATGAGTGAATCAGGTATTCCCTGGCCTTATAAAGATGAGTTTGAAGTCGGCTGTACTTTAGAACACGCTGGTTACTATGTCACATGGCTAACAGCATTTTTCGGCCCAGCAGAAACCGTCAGTGCTTTTTCCTCCTGTCTCATTCCAGATAAACAAACTGATGTTCCCTTAGATATCAATGCCCCAGATTTTTCTGTCGCTTGTATCAAATTTGCTTCTGGTGTAGTTGCCAGACTGACGTGCAGCATTGTTGCCCCCCATGACCACTCACTGAGAATTATTGGCGATCGCGGTATACTGGGCATCCATGATTCCTGGTTTTACGGAGCGCCAGTTTATATTAGACGCAGCATTAACATTGGCAGAAAAAGACTCGAAGGTGTGTGGAAACAACGTTACCCACTAGTCAAAAAAGCTCCCAGATTAGGATACAGAGGCGCACAGCAAATGGATTTTTGTCGGGGTGTAGCAGAAATGGCAGAAGCGATCGCCCAAAATCGCCCTTGCCGACTATCAACGAGATTTTCTTTGCACAACAATGAGATTGTCTTGGCAATCCAAAATGCTTTAGAAACAGGCTCTACCTATAAAATGACCACTTCCTTTGAGCCAATCGAGCCAATGTCTTGGGCAAAATAA
- a CDS encoding glycosyltransferase family 4 protein, which yields MRIAYLTGEYPRATDTFIQREVAALRDLGVDVHTFSVRRTGDEHIVGPEQQKERDRTFYILPVNLLKLLLAHTSLLVSSPMRYLGALKLGWATRQHGVRGTLYQLFYFLEAGILAHQIQQQQIVHLHNHFGDSSCSVAMLAAELGGFSFSFTMHGPYIFFEPHTWRIDEKINRALFVACISHYCRSQGMIFASAEKWPQMHIIHCGIDPALFNVVTHEQSGGRLLYVGRLAVVKGLPILLTSLVRLQRSHPDIVLTVVGDGPDRAQLEQMTEQLRLSGNVKFVGYQSQTEVRQYMQQTDVFVMSSFAEGVPVVLMEAMAAGVPVVATQIAGVSELVENGVSGYLVPPGDAVSLANSIDKLLHDHQLRIAFGQAGRAKVEQEFNIHHEAARLYNVMKNALPGKIEHP from the coding sequence ATGCGTATTGCCTACCTCACAGGAGAATACCCCAGGGCAACAGATACCTTTATCCAACGGGAAGTAGCAGCCCTGAGAGATTTGGGTGTAGATGTACACACCTTTTCTGTCCGCCGAACTGGTGATGAACATATCGTTGGCCCAGAACAGCAAAAAGAACGCGATCGCACATTCTACATTTTGCCAGTAAATTTGCTCAAGTTACTGTTAGCTCACACCAGCCTGTTGGTGAGTTCGCCTATGAGATATTTAGGGGCATTAAAACTAGGATGGGCAACTAGGCAACATGGTGTACGCGGTACACTTTATCAACTGTTCTATTTTTTGGAAGCGGGGATTCTTGCTCATCAAATTCAGCAACAGCAGATTGTCCATTTACATAACCACTTTGGGGATTCTAGTTGTAGTGTGGCAATGTTAGCTGCTGAATTGGGTGGTTTTAGTTTTAGCTTCACAATGCACGGCCCTTATATTTTCTTTGAACCGCATACGTGGCGGATTGATGAAAAAATCAATCGCGCCTTGTTTGTCGCTTGTATTAGCCACTATTGCCGTAGTCAAGGGATGATCTTTGCGTCGGCTGAGAAATGGCCACAAATGCACATCATCCATTGTGGCATTGATCCCGCTTTATTCAATGTCGTGACTCATGAACAATCAGGGGGACGGTTGCTGTATGTGGGACGTTTGGCAGTAGTCAAAGGTTTGCCGATTCTGTTGACGAGTTTGGTGAGGTTGCAGCGATCGCATCCTGATATTGTACTCACTGTTGTGGGTGACGGCCCTGATCGCGCCCAGTTAGAACAAATGACTGAACAGTTAAGATTGAGTGGGAATGTCAAATTTGTCGGCTATCAATCTCAGACTGAAGTACGTCAGTATATGCAGCAAACAGATGTATTTGTGATGTCCAGTTTTGCTGAGGGTGTACCTGTGGTATTGATGGAAGCAATGGCGGCGGGTGTACCCGTGGTAGCTACACAAATTGCGGGTGTGAGTGAGTTAGTAGAAAATGGTGTGAGTGGCTATCTTGTACCACCAGGAGATGCAGTTTCTCTGGCTAATTCCATCGATAAATTATTGCATGATCATCAACTGCGGATAGCTTTTGGTCAAGCCGGTCGAGCTAAAGTGGAACAAGAGTTTAACATTCATCATGAAGCGGCTCGCCTGTACAATGTGATGAAAAATGCTCTACCAGGCAAAATTGAACATCCTTGA